One window from the genome of Planctomycetia bacterium encodes:
- the accC gene encoding acetyl-CoA carboxylase biotin carboxylase subunit, translating into MFKRILVANRGEIALRVIRACRDLGIQVVSVFSEADRDAPYVKLADEAICIGPPPAAESYLHIGRIIAAAELADVQAIHPGYGFLSENAHFAQICRDCRIEFIGPPADAMKKLGNKNEAKKIARAAKVPLVPGSEGLITKDEEAIKIAAQIGYPVLVKAAAGGGGRGMRVAHNEISLKTGLKQARQEAEAAFKDGSVFLEKYVEQPRHVEVQFIGDTKGTVVHLWERDCSLQRRHQKLVEESPAPHLPNKVREEMCQAAVRLAKTAGYYNAGTCEFLVDKDHKYYFIEVNSRIQVEHPVTELVTGIDLVKEQIRVAAGEPLSFTQKQVVHRGCAIECRINAEDPAREFAPSPGTISRWQTPGGPGVRLDTHVVTGYRVPPNYDSMVAKLLVHQPTRAEAIATMRRALREFAVEGIKTTIPLHKEIFELANFVEGHVDTTMIERYLAGKSKERPALKS; encoded by the coding sequence ATGTTCAAGCGCATCCTCGTTGCTAATCGTGGTGAAATTGCCTTACGGGTGATTCGGGCCTGTCGTGATCTGGGCATCCAGGTAGTTTCCGTATTCAGCGAAGCAGATCGCGATGCACCCTATGTCAAGCTGGCCGATGAAGCCATTTGTATCGGTCCACCTCCCGCGGCAGAGAGCTACTTGCATATTGGTCGTATCATAGCTGCTGCTGAACTGGCCGATGTGCAGGCTATACATCCGGGATATGGCTTCCTTTCAGAGAATGCACACTTCGCCCAGATATGTCGCGATTGTCGCATTGAATTTATCGGCCCACCTGCCGATGCCATGAAAAAACTGGGCAACAAGAATGAAGCCAAGAAGATTGCCCGTGCTGCCAAGGTCCCATTGGTTCCCGGCTCAGAAGGGCTGATTACCAAAGACGAAGAAGCCATCAAAATCGCAGCACAGATTGGTTACCCGGTGCTGGTCAAAGCTGCCGCCGGTGGCGGTGGTCGTGGCATGCGGGTCGCCCATAATGAAATCAGCCTGAAAACCGGTTTGAAACAGGCACGGCAGGAAGCCGAAGCTGCATTCAAGGATGGCAGCGTCTTTCTCGAGAAATATGTCGAGCAGCCTCGCCACGTCGAAGTGCAGTTCATTGGAGACACCAAGGGCACCGTAGTTCATCTGTGGGAACGCGATTGTTCACTGCAACGTCGTCATCAGAAACTGGTTGAAGAATCTCCAGCACCACATCTGCCAAACAAAGTTCGTGAAGAAATGTGCCAGGCTGCTGTTCGACTCGCGAAGACAGCAGGCTACTATAACGCCGGTACCTGCGAGTTTCTCGTAGACAAAGATCACAAGTACTACTTCATCGAAGTGAATTCACGCATCCAGGTTGAACATCCTGTCACAGAACTGGTGACGGGTATTGATCTCGTCAAAGAACAGATTCGCGTGGCAGCGGGCGAACCGCTCTCCTTCACTCAGAAACAAGTGGTACATCGTGGATGTGCCATCGAATGCCGTATCAATGCTGAAGACCCGGCACGTGAGTTTGCTCCATCACCGGGAACCATCAGCCGCTGGCAGACTCCTGGCGGGCCGGGTGTCAGGCTTGATACGCATGTTGTGACTGGCTACCGTGTCCCTCCCAATTATGATTCCATGGTAGCCAAGCTGCTGGTGCATCAGCCTACACGGGCTGAAGCCATTGCCACGATGCGACGAGCTCTCCGCGAGTTCGCGGTCGAAGGCATCAAAACCACCATTCCTCTCCATAAAGAAATCTTCGAGCTTGCCAACTTTGTAGAAGGTCATGTGGATACCACCATGATCGAACGCTATCTTGCAGGCAAATCGAAGGAACGTCCCGCACTCAAAAGCTAA
- a CDS encoding 6-phosphofructokinase, translating to MRVGLLTGGGDCPGLNAVIRAVVRKISNAGGECIGFLEGWRGLVEDHSRPLEPRETDRIIGLGGTILGSSRTNPFKKGEKCEAVTKVLDTIKKHELTALVALGGEDTLGVAHKLHHLYQVPVVGVPKTIDNDLNATDVTFGFDTALNIVMEAVDRLRTTADSHRRIIVVETMGRHAGWIACLSGMAVGADYIMLPEVTTDVEHLCATLLKNKEEGKTHGIVIVSEGARLPEVGMVTSVGEYDEFGHVRLGGIGDVVAKIIEQQTKIETRCVILGHLQRGGAPSAADRVLATRYGIKAAELVLDGQWGQMAALKGGQITSVPLAEAVTALKRQDMRYYQEAAEWFPGANMTEKTQEN from the coding sequence ATGCGCGTAGGTCTATTGACTGGCGGTGGCGATTGTCCAGGCCTGAATGCAGTGATTCGTGCAGTAGTCCGCAAGATCAGTAACGCAGGTGGTGAATGCATCGGGTTTCTCGAAGGCTGGCGCGGCCTGGTGGAAGATCATAGTCGGCCGCTGGAGCCACGCGAAACCGACCGCATCATCGGTCTGGGAGGCACCATCCTCGGTTCATCACGCACTAATCCCTTTAAGAAGGGTGAAAAGTGCGAAGCAGTAACCAAGGTGCTGGATACGATCAAGAAGCATGAACTGACTGCTCTCGTGGCCCTCGGCGGCGAAGATACACTGGGTGTTGCCCACAAATTGCACCATCTTTATCAGGTGCCTGTCGTGGGCGTTCCCAAAACCATCGACAACGATCTGAACGCAACCGATGTCACCTTTGGTTTTGACACGGCACTGAACATCGTCATGGAAGCAGTAGATCGTCTGCGAACCACTGCAGATTCCCATCGACGAATTATTGTCGTGGAAACCATGGGCCGTCATGCGGGCTGGATTGCCTGCCTCTCTGGCATGGCGGTTGGCGCTGATTACATCATGTTGCCAGAAGTAACAACCGATGTAGAGCATCTCTGTGCAACTTTGCTCAAGAACAAAGAAGAAGGTAAAACGCATGGCATCGTGATTGTCAGTGAAGGTGCCAGGCTGCCTGAAGTTGGCATGGTGACCAGCGTCGGCGAGTACGATGAATTTGGCCACGTTCGATTAGGTGGCATTGGCGATGTCGTAGCCAAGATCATTGAACAGCAGACCAAAATCGAAACACGTTGTGTAATCCTGGGCCACCTCCAGCGAGGCGGCGCTCCCAGTGCCGCTGATCGTGTGCTGGCAACACGCTATGGCATCAAAGCTGCTGAATTAGTGCTGGATGGCCAATGGGGACAGATGGCAGCCCTCAAAGGCGGGCAGATTACCTCCGTACCATTGGCAGAAGCTGTCACTGCGCTCAAACGACAGGATATGCGTTACTATCAGGAAGCAGCTGAGTGGTTTCCCGGCGCCAACATGACCGAAAAGACACAGGAGAATTAG
- a CDS encoding protein kinase, protein MPTDTANSFLESLKKSELLTQKELDDALMNYSGDTDDTARLCQFFVRSKLLTEFQAKFLKAGKYKGLTIGPYHIQSKLGVGGMGIVYLAEHKKMGRRVAIKILPEDRLKDQLAVERFYREARSVATLDHVNIVKAHDVNEHEGCHYLVMEYVDGTNLQKLVEKKGFLPWKAVCNILIQVCRGLQHAHERSFVHRDIKPANLLLEKSGQVKILDFGLARSLEKRDDNLTADLSEGKDVQGSIDFVSPEQAIANAAIDIRADIYSLGATAHVLLTGQSPVHGTPAQKLVQHQLQMPTPVHHIRPEIPVALSEIVTRMLAKQPSQRFSTPDEVISALRSLTNPTASLITDVTILNDISTAPIEQPTTGSFANTTADVRVHDTASTKRITKKLPRSKKFKKKQSKSDMTKWIVIAASLLILVGGIWGLVALFSGVSAERKEEISYKAEDIIKRMQTDIEKAHRNAANNQNPKPGTDVGSGNSFGRITLGNNKNDKEEKPQADPETAQKPSTDTPPGIPGNNDPPPGIPTTSNSGTSDSSQDKLASKPPENNPGNNTGNSNVGTGALGRSANYDDPTTGSSPVPGSNTNNTNAPGIGTNTSPANRPTLGGGQPLPVTSGGTSNNQVPPGTAPSSNSSGQPATQRPSVENAGSNWKPAVNRNIPAKNNNSRQAPANRNTNQPGGGSFNVNSNGTGTGSAPASNPPSPGALNTTSNSSLLKAGSKMVDIVGEDLDGRSMKLSENDGKVVLISFWGYHSPDCVSMFFYDNSLITRHNGRPFVMVGVNTDTNEQVIAKGLAAYKQNRRSFKNKLPDGTLVTKALNINTVPTMILVDHRGEIRKVWTGVPDTREIDFMVDSVVRIAETALETKR, encoded by the coding sequence ATGCCAACTGACACCGCTAATTCATTCCTTGAAAGTCTGAAAAAGAGTGAATTGCTGACGCAGAAAGAACTCGACGACGCCTTGATGAATTACTCAGGCGATACGGATGATACCGCGCGACTGTGCCAGTTCTTCGTACGCAGCAAGCTTCTCACGGAATTTCAGGCCAAGTTCCTCAAAGCCGGAAAGTACAAAGGCTTGACCATAGGCCCCTATCACATTCAAAGCAAACTGGGTGTGGGTGGCATGGGTATTGTTTACCTGGCCGAACACAAGAAAATGGGACGACGGGTTGCGATCAAAATCCTCCCCGAAGATCGACTCAAGGATCAGCTGGCGGTTGAGCGATTCTATCGTGAAGCACGTTCTGTAGCGACATTGGACCACGTCAATATTGTCAAAGCACATGATGTGAATGAGCACGAAGGCTGCCATTACCTGGTCATGGAATATGTGGATGGCACCAATCTGCAGAAACTGGTGGAGAAAAAAGGGTTCCTTCCCTGGAAAGCTGTCTGCAATATTCTGATTCAGGTTTGTCGCGGCTTGCAGCATGCCCACGAGCGTAGTTTTGTACATCGCGATATCAAGCCTGCCAATCTGCTCCTGGAAAAATCCGGGCAAGTCAAGATTCTCGACTTTGGATTGGCAAGATCGTTAGAGAAGAGGGACGATAACCTGACAGCAGACCTGTCGGAAGGCAAGGATGTGCAGGGGTCAATTGATTTTGTTTCGCCCGAACAAGCTATCGCCAATGCTGCGATCGACATTCGTGCAGATATTTACAGTCTGGGTGCAACAGCCCATGTACTTCTGACAGGTCAATCACCAGTCCATGGCACACCTGCGCAGAAACTGGTGCAGCATCAGTTGCAGATGCCTACCCCGGTTCATCACATCAGGCCCGAAATCCCCGTTGCCCTGTCTGAGATTGTCACCCGGATGCTTGCAAAACAGCCTTCACAACGGTTTTCAACGCCGGATGAAGTCATCTCTGCACTTCGAAGTCTGACCAATCCAACGGCAAGCCTGATAACCGATGTGACCATACTGAATGACATCAGCACTGCTCCGATTGAACAGCCGACAACGGGTTCTTTTGCCAACACGACTGCCGACGTCAGGGTTCATGACACCGCTTCAACCAAGCGGATTACCAAGAAGTTGCCACGAAGCAAGAAGTTCAAAAAGAAACAGAGCAAGAGCGATATGACGAAGTGGATTGTCATTGCTGCTTCGTTGCTCATTCTTGTAGGCGGCATTTGGGGGTTGGTAGCACTATTCTCTGGTGTAAGTGCAGAGCGCAAAGAAGAGATCAGTTACAAGGCTGAGGACATCATCAAGCGCATGCAGACAGATATTGAAAAGGCTCACAGGAATGCTGCTAATAATCAGAATCCCAAACCCGGAACAGATGTAGGATCCGGCAATAGTTTCGGACGCATCACTCTTGGTAATAACAAGAATGATAAGGAGGAAAAACCTCAAGCTGATCCTGAAACTGCTCAGAAGCCATCAACCGATACACCTCCGGGAATACCAGGTAACAATGATCCACCACCAGGCATTCCAACGACTTCCAATTCTGGTACTTCTGATTCATCACAGGACAAACTGGCGTCGAAGCCTCCAGAAAATAATCCCGGAAACAACACCGGTAATTCGAACGTTGGAACAGGTGCGTTGGGACGAAGTGCCAACTACGATGACCCTACCACTGGCAGCAGTCCAGTACCCGGATCGAACACTAACAACACCAATGCTCCTGGAATCGGCACGAACACTTCTCCTGCCAACCGGCCAACTCTGGGAGGTGGGCAACCATTACCAGTTACTTCTGGAGGTACTTCCAATAATCAGGTTCCTCCTGGCACTGCTCCTTCGAGCAATAGTTCTGGACAACCAGCAACCCAGCGACCATCAGTGGAGAATGCTGGATCAAACTGGAAGCCTGCTGTTAACCGAAATATTCCAGCTAAGAATAATAACTCACGCCAGGCACCTGCTAATCGTAACACGAATCAACCAGGTGGCGGCTCATTCAATGTGAATTCGAACGGAACAGGAACTGGTTCAGCACCGGCATCAAATCCTCCCTCACCGGGTGCGCTCAATACCACTTCGAACAGCTCACTACTGAAGGCTGGCAGCAAGATGGTTGATATTGTGGGTGAAGACCTCGATGGAAGGAGCATGAAACTTTCAGAAAATGACGGCAAAGTCGTGCTGATCAGCTTCTGGGGGTATCATTCACCTGATTGTGTGAGTATGTTTTTCTACGATAATTCACTCATCACACGGCACAATGGTCGCCCCTTCGTTATGGTTGGCGTTAATACCGATACCAATGAGCAGGTCATTGCCAAAGGGTTGGCAGCCTACAAACAGAATCGAAGATCATTCAAGAATAAACTGCCTGACGGGACCCTGGTAACCAAAGCATTGAATATCAATACTGTCCCAACCATGATCCTGGTAGATCATCGTGGTGAGATCAGAAAAGTCTGGACGGGTGTGCCGGATACGCGAGAGATTGATTTTATGGTAGATAGTGTAGTGAGAATTGCAGAAACCGCACTCGAGACGAAGAGATAA
- the accB gene encoding acetyl-CoA carboxylase biotin carboxyl carrier protein: MPRPFDVQVVDHLVKLMSQHELTEVHLEEGDQVIRLRRGPKHVAVATMPVAAPAAPVAAVTAAPAPASPAASEPAPTPGKKQITIKSPTPGTFYRASGPDAEPFIKVGSKVKPDTVVCIIEAMKVFNEIPAEVSGTVASIKVDDKAPVEYGQVLFLVDPD; this comes from the coding sequence ATGCCTCGGCCATTTGATGTTCAAGTGGTTGATCATCTCGTCAAATTGATGAGCCAGCATGAATTAACTGAAGTGCACCTGGAAGAAGGCGATCAGGTCATTCGCCTTCGTCGCGGTCCGAAACATGTTGCCGTGGCAACCATGCCTGTTGCAGCACCTGCCGCTCCTGTTGCAGCAGTTACAGCAGCTCCTGCTCCAGCTTCTCCAGCAGCATCGGAACCGGCTCCAACTCCCGGGAAAAAACAGATAACCATCAAGAGTCCGACCCCCGGTACCTTCTACCGTGCCTCCGGCCCTGATGCTGAACCCTTTATCAAAGTCGGCTCCAAGGTTAAACCTGACACGGTAGTTTGCATCATTGAAGCGATGAAAGTTTTCAATGAGATTCCTGCAGAGGTTTCAGGTACCGTTGCATCTATCAAAGTAGATGACAAAGCACCCGTGGAATACGGTCAAGTCCTTTTCCTGGTTGATCCGGATTAA
- a CDS encoding serine/threonine protein kinase codes for MDTPSDKVLPKVTPIPHDTLGKFPSADQPTAEQIPIPSLDQVFPEKFGQYRVMKLLGKGGMGNVYLAEDPVLKRRVAIKTLRPELAMHQVSKERFLREACMVSAIKHEHIVTIYNVGEEQGIPYLAMEFLEGQSLEEIIQKKKRLNWIQIMRLGREIARGLAVAHANGLIHRDVKPANIWLEVIDKQAGKTRLKLLDFGLAKYAQQEGGVTQAGMVVGTPHYVSPEQARGKELDPRSDLFSMGVVLYRLCTRKYPFEGEDTLSLLTSLAVDDPQSMRNHKPDIPEALDDFVLRLLAKNPADRPGSAKEVADILQDMYHAESKRNKNTVAKPPVEKDSTETPKVQEVTEEIQQDVSRQTLMFTLVALIAICSVALIALLIIKILSH; via the coding sequence ATGGATACTCCTTCAGACAAAGTGCTGCCGAAAGTTACTCCCATCCCGCACGATACGTTGGGCAAGTTCCCTAGCGCAGATCAGCCGACCGCTGAACAGATTCCGATTCCCAGTCTCGATCAGGTTTTTCCTGAGAAGTTTGGGCAGTACCGAGTGATGAAGTTGCTCGGCAAAGGCGGCATGGGAAATGTCTACCTGGCTGAAGACCCGGTGCTCAAGAGAAGAGTCGCCATCAAGACGTTGCGACCCGAACTGGCAATGCATCAGGTCTCCAAGGAACGTTTTTTACGCGAAGCCTGCATGGTCTCTGCCATCAAACATGAGCACATCGTCACCATCTACAATGTTGGCGAAGAGCAGGGCATACCCTACCTGGCCATGGAGTTTCTGGAAGGGCAGTCGCTCGAAGAGATCATTCAGAAAAAGAAAAGACTGAACTGGATTCAGATCATGCGACTGGGCCGTGAAATCGCACGTGGCCTGGCGGTTGCTCATGCCAACGGTTTGATTCACCGTGATGTCAAACCCGCCAACATCTGGCTGGAAGTCATCGACAAGCAGGCGGGTAAAACACGACTCAAACTTCTCGATTTCGGCTTGGCGAAATATGCCCAGCAGGAAGGTGGCGTGACGCAGGCTGGCATGGTCGTCGGCACACCACACTACGTTTCTCCTGAACAGGCACGAGGCAAGGAACTTGATCCCCGCAGCGACCTTTTCAGCATGGGAGTGGTCCTTTACCGGCTGTGTACCAGGAAATATCCCTTTGAAGGTGAAGACACCCTGTCGTTGCTCACATCACTGGCGGTGGATGACCCGCAATCGATGCGGAACCACAAGCCCGATATCCCGGAAGCATTAGACGATTTCGTCCTTCGCTTGCTGGCCAAAAATCCTGCTGACAGACCAGGATCGGCCAAGGAAGTTGCAGATATCCTTCAAGACATGTACCACGCGGAAAGCAAGCGTAACAAAAACACGGTGGCTAAACCACCAGTTGAGAAAGATTCAACCGAAACACCCAAGGTTCAAGAGGTCACGGAAGAGATTCAACAAGATGTAAGCCGACAGACTCTGATGTTTACTTTGGTTGCCCTCATTGCCATTTGCAGTGTAGCGCTGATCGCCTTGCTGATTATCAAAATTCTCAGCCATTAA
- a CDS encoding aminopeptidase P family protein: protein MIEKLLEPLPHPYEQRRDRLASMIEKIGLQGILVTNPTNVRYLTGFTGDSTYLLLNSSLTLLISDGRYTQQLQEECPGVELYIRPAGQKLPAAAISRLQKTGWKSIGCEAIHLTIFEFEMYRSGLPAVHWNALGDAVEQLRMIKDESEIIAIQHSIQVAEQSFTRFKQYLRPVDSELALYHRIEMLLRDGGAEQGSFPAIIAAGPRAALPHAPPTRQIIAEQELLLVDWGARTDGYVSDLTRTLPLHKNITSRLKPIYDAVLVAHEAAAAAIKPGIPGSAIDVAARTEIEARGLVPYSHGLGHGIGLDVHEAPQMRLGMETILQPGMVVTIEPGIYLPEWGGVRIEDNYLITPGGAQRLSTLPRDFEAMEVYWS from the coding sequence ATGATCGAGAAATTACTGGAACCATTGCCTCATCCTTATGAACAGCGTCGTGATCGTCTGGCCAGCATGATCGAGAAGATTGGCCTGCAGGGAATTCTCGTTACCAATCCAACCAATGTTCGATATCTCACCGGCTTTACCGGCGACTCTACCTACTTGCTGCTGAATTCCTCGTTGACACTTCTGATCAGTGATGGGCGGTATACTCAGCAGTTGCAGGAAGAGTGCCCCGGCGTTGAATTGTACATTCGCCCTGCCGGGCAAAAACTTCCAGCCGCTGCCATCAGTCGGTTACAGAAAACGGGTTGGAAAAGTATTGGCTGTGAAGCAATACACCTGACGATCTTTGAATTCGAGATGTATCGTTCCGGATTGCCTGCTGTTCACTGGAATGCATTGGGAGATGCAGTCGAACAGTTACGCATGATCAAAGATGAATCGGAAATTATCGCTATTCAGCATTCTATTCAGGTTGCTGAACAATCATTTACCCGATTCAAACAGTACTTAAGGCCGGTAGATAGTGAACTGGCCCTTTATCATCGCATAGAGATGCTCTTGCGTGATGGTGGTGCAGAGCAGGGCAGTTTCCCGGCAATTATTGCTGCAGGTCCTCGTGCCGCCTTGCCTCATGCACCTCCAACCAGGCAAATTATTGCAGAACAGGAATTATTGCTGGTCGATTGGGGTGCTCGAACCGATGGTTATGTCTCTGACTTGACCAGAACCTTACCCCTTCATAAAAACATAACTTCAAGGCTGAAGCCAATCTACGACGCTGTGCTGGTCGCTCATGAAGCTGCTGCAGCTGCCATCAAACCGGGTATTCCTGGTTCTGCCATTGATGTTGCTGCTCGCACTGAAATTGAAGCTAGGGGATTGGTTCCCTACTCGCATGGTTTAGGACATGGCATCGGCCTCGATGTTCATGAAGCGCCACAAATGAGACTGGGTATGGAGACCATTCTCCAACCCGGAATGGTGGTGACGATTGAGCCTGGTATCTACCTCCCTGAATGGGGAGGAGTGAGAATTGAGGATAACTATCTGATTACTCCCGGCGGTGCCCAGCGACTCTCCACATTGCCAAGAGATTTTGAAGCAATGGAAGTCTACTGGTCATAA
- the fahA gene encoding fumarylacetoacetase codes for MVMIDQTHDPALRSWVESANKPDCDFPIQNLPLGVYQPRGGSPRIGVAIGDSILDVSSWLPGQTLNQYCAMNVEDRQALRSEWSRLLSSDSKKTNLHLQSECEMLLPMAIGDFTDFYASIHHATNVGSMFRPDNPLLPNYKHVPIAYHGRSSTIVVSGTDIRRPTGQLGEGKFGPSQELDYETELGVYLGPGNKQGEPIPAGQARKHLVGVCLVNDWSARDIQRWEYQPLGPFLAKNFATSVSPWMITLEALEPFRTEASAHDVPVLPYLKEPSQGAFDITVETLLKSKSMNQPHLVSRASFASMYWTLGQMLTHHASNGCAIRPGDLIASGTISGPDKSNRGCLLELTWRGKEPLVLPDGEQRTFLENGDEVVMTAFCQREGYVRIGMGTCRGTVV; via the coding sequence ATGGTTATGATTGATCAGACACATGATCCCGCATTGCGAAGCTGGGTGGAATCAGCGAATAAACCGGATTGCGATTTCCCCATTCAAAACCTACCGTTAGGTGTCTATCAGCCTCGTGGTGGTTCGCCTCGCATTGGAGTCGCCATTGGAGACAGCATCCTCGATGTCAGCAGTTGGCTGCCTGGGCAGACACTCAATCAGTATTGTGCGATGAATGTTGAAGATCGGCAGGCACTTCGATCTGAATGGAGCAGATTGTTATCCAGCGACTCGAAGAAAACGAATCTGCATTTACAGTCTGAATGCGAGATGCTGTTGCCCATGGCTATCGGCGACTTCACCGATTTTTATGCATCCATTCATCATGCCACCAACGTTGGCAGCATGTTTCGTCCAGATAATCCCTTGTTACCCAATTACAAGCATGTGCCTATTGCCTATCATGGGCGATCATCGACTATTGTGGTGAGTGGCACTGATATTCGACGACCCACGGGACAATTGGGCGAAGGCAAGTTTGGGCCAAGCCAGGAACTCGATTACGAAACCGAGTTGGGAGTTTATCTTGGCCCCGGCAACAAACAGGGTGAGCCGATACCAGCAGGTCAGGCGAGGAAACATCTGGTTGGCGTCTGTCTGGTCAATGACTGGTCGGCACGCGACATTCAGCGTTGGGAATATCAGCCATTAGGCCCCTTCCTTGCAAAAAATTTCGCAACCTCCGTTTCTCCGTGGATGATAACCTTGGAGGCGCTGGAACCGTTTCGAACAGAAGCATCAGCACATGATGTTCCTGTTTTGCCTTACCTGAAAGAACCAAGCCAGGGTGCGTTTGATATCACGGTTGAAACGCTGCTCAAATCCAAATCCATGAATCAACCTCATTTGGTCAGTCGAGCATCGTTCGCATCCATGTATTGGACACTGGGCCAGATGCTTACCCATCATGCATCGAACGGTTGTGCAATTCGCCCCGGCGACCTGATCGCCAGCGGCACCATTTCCGGACCAGATAAAAGCAACCGAGGCTGTCTTCTTGAACTGACCTGGCGTGGGAAGGAGCCTTTGGTTCTCCCAGATGGTGAGCAACGCACCTTCCTCGAAAATGGGGATGAGGTTGTGATGACTGCATTTTGCCAGCGTGAGGGCTACGTTCGAATTGGCATGGGTACGTGCCGGGGAACCGTAGTTTAA
- a CDS encoding pantoate--beta-alanine ligase — MNTTIVSTVRELRQAVHQSRKKRQRIGFVPTMGALHAGHVSLIKRSVEECDYSIVSIFVNPTQFRPSEDYHKYPRTLEKDVEMCNQAGAQLVFTPSVEEMYGKASFAAGERARSTFVEVPDISDILDGKSRPGHFRGVATVVNKLFNQVLPDKAYFGQKDAQQVSVIQTMVRELSMPVEIVVCPTMRENDGLAMSSRNRYLTSKQRENATVLYHALNEVRERVIEGERDAGLLQVIMAGMLEETEGCEKEYSVIVNPETFQPISRIEGPALALIAARFGETRLIDNMQLGENALA; from the coding sequence ATGAATACCACTATCGTCTCAACAGTCCGGGAATTACGTCAAGCAGTTCATCAATCAAGAAAGAAGAGACAACGTATTGGCTTTGTGCCAACCATGGGAGCATTACATGCCGGACATGTGAGCTTGATAAAGCGATCAGTGGAAGAATGTGATTATTCCATTGTCTCCATCTTTGTGAATCCCACGCAATTCAGACCAAGCGAAGATTACCATAAGTATCCACGCACGCTCGAGAAAGACGTTGAAATGTGCAACCAGGCTGGTGCACAACTGGTATTCACGCCGAGTGTGGAAGAAATGTATGGCAAAGCCAGTTTTGCCGCTGGCGAGCGGGCGCGCAGCACGTTTGTGGAAGTGCCGGACATATCCGATATCTTGGATGGCAAATCCCGCCCGGGACATTTCCGTGGCGTGGCAACGGTTGTCAATAAACTGTTCAACCAGGTCTTGCCCGATAAGGCATATTTTGGTCAGAAAGATGCCCAGCAGGTATCTGTGATCCAGACCATGGTGCGTGAACTCTCGATGCCTGTCGAGATTGTTGTCTGCCCCACTATGAGAGAAAATGACGGACTCGCCATGAGTTCACGTAATCGCTACCTGACATCGAAGCAGCGCGAAAACGCTACAGTTTTATACCATGCATTAAATGAAGTAAGAGAGCGCGTCATAGAAGGTGAACGTGATGCAGGGCTGCTTCAAGTCATCATGGCCGGTATGCTGGAAGAAACGGAAGGCTGCGAAAAGGAGTATTCCGTCATTGTGAATCCAGAAACTTTTCAGCCGATCAGCCGCATCGAAGGGCCTGCATTAGCCTTGATTGCAGCCAGATTTGGTGAAACCCGCTTAATCGATAACATGCAACTGGGGGAAAATGCTTTGGCATGA
- a CDS encoding putative metal-dependent hydrolase, with amino-acid sequence MPDRPENPAGSYVANPKPTEQQRSELINIIKQFPKKLRQVVEGLTPEQLKTKYRNWTVQQIVHHLADSHVNAYIRFKMALTEIRPTIKPYDETRWSSLEEPQTTDVVISLNLLDALHTRWVRVLENMHEQDFLQSYFHPEHQTVVSLGEALGAYAWHCKHHLAQIELVKKEG; translated from the coding sequence ATGCCTGATCGACCGGAGAATCCTGCTGGTTCCTATGTAGCCAACCCAAAACCAACCGAGCAGCAACGGAGTGAACTGATCAACATCATTAAGCAATTCCCGAAAAAACTGCGACAGGTGGTTGAAGGTCTCACTCCTGAGCAACTCAAAACGAAATATCGCAACTGGACCGTGCAACAGATTGTCCATCACCTGGCAGACAGCCATGTCAACGCCTATATTCGATTCAAAATGGCACTGACAGAGATCAGACCGACGATTAAACCTTATGACGAAACACGCTGGTCATCGCTGGAGGAGCCGCAAACCACCGATGTCGTCATCTCGTTGAATTTACTGGATGCACTGCATACCCGATGGGTGCGTGTGCTGGAAAACATGCACGAACAGGATTTTCTCCAGTCGTATTTTCACCCGGAACATCAAACCGTGGTTTCTCTTGGTGAAGCACTGGGAGCGTATGCCTGGCATTGCAAGCATCATCTGGCACAGATTGAGTTGGTTAAAAAAGAGGGGTGA